One Electrophorus electricus isolate fEleEle1 chromosome 10, fEleEle1.pri, whole genome shotgun sequence genomic region harbors:
- the ube2ib gene encoding SUMO-conjugating enzyme UBC9-A — MSGIALSRLAQERKAWRKDHPFGFVAVPTKNPDGTMNLMNWECAIPGKKGTPWEGGLFKLRMLFKDDYPSSPPKCKFEPPLFHPNVYPSGTVCLSILEEDKDWRPAITIKQILLGIQELLNEPNIQDPAQAEAYTIYCQNRVEYEKRVRAQAKKFSPS; from the exons atgtCTGGCATTGCCCTGAGTCGACTTGCACAAGAGCGCAAAGCATGGCGGAAAGACCACCCTTTT GGCTTTGTTGCGGTACCAACTAAGAACCCCGATGGTACAATGAATCTGATGAATTGGGAATGCGCCATCCCGGGAAAGAAAGGG ACTCCATGGGAGGGTGGGCTGTTTAAGTTGAGGATGCTCTTCAAAGATGACTACCCTTCATCACCCccaaaat gtAAATTTGAGCCCCCGCTCTTTCATCCTAATGTTTACCCATCAGGAACTGTGTGTCTCTCCATTCTAGAGGAGGATAAGGACTGGAGACCAGCTATCACAATCAAACAG attcTGCTGGGCATCCAAGAGCTGTTGAATGAGCCGAACATTCAGGACCCAGCTCAGGCTGAGGCTTACACTATATACTG TCAGAACAGAGTGGAGTATGAGAAGAGAGTCCGAGCACAAGCCAAAAAATTCTCCCCCTCGTAG